A stretch of the Pseudomonas helvetica genome encodes the following:
- a CDS encoding aspartate aminotransferase family protein: protein MTSKNPQTREWQTLSSEHHLAPFSDFKQLKEKGPRIITNAKGVYLWDSEGNKILDGMAGLWCVAIGYGRDELADAASKQMRELPYYNLFFQTAHPPVLELAKAISDIAPEGMNHVFFTGSGSEGNDTMLRMVRHYWAIKGQPNKKVIISRVNGYHGSTVAGASLGGMTYMHEQGDLPIPGIVHIPQPYWFGEGGDMTPEEFGIWAANQLEEKILELGVDTVGAFIAEPIQGAGGVIIPPDSYWPRIKEILAKYDILFVADEVICGFGRTGEWFGSDFYGLKPDMMTIAKGLTSGYIPMGGLIVRDEVVEVLNEGGDFNHGFTYSGHPVAAAVALENIRILREEKIIEHVRAETAPYLQKRLRELNDHPLVGEVRGVGLLGAIELVQDKATRARYVGKGVGMICRQFCFDNGLIMRAVGDTMIIAPPLVITKAEIDELVTKARKCLDLTLSALQS from the coding sequence ATGACCAGCAAGAACCCGCAAACCCGTGAGTGGCAAACCCTGAGCAGCGAACACCACTTGGCGCCTTTCAGCGACTTCAAGCAGCTGAAAGAGAAAGGCCCGCGGATCATCACCAACGCCAAGGGCGTTTACCTCTGGGACAGCGAAGGCAACAAGATCCTCGACGGCATGGCCGGCCTGTGGTGCGTGGCCATCGGTTACGGTCGCGATGAACTGGCCGATGCCGCCAGCAAACAGATGCGCGAGCTGCCTTATTACAACCTGTTCTTCCAGACCGCCCACCCGCCGGTGCTGGAGTTGGCCAAGGCCATCTCGGACATCGCGCCAGAAGGCATGAACCACGTGTTCTTCACCGGTTCCGGCTCCGAAGGCAACGACACCATGCTGCGCATGGTTCGCCACTACTGGGCGATCAAGGGCCAGCCGAACAAGAAGGTCATCATCAGCCGCGTAAACGGCTACCACGGCTCGACCGTGGCCGGCGCCAGCCTGGGCGGCATGACTTACATGCACGAACAAGGCGACTTGCCGATCCCGGGCATCGTTCACATCCCGCAGCCGTACTGGTTCGGTGAAGGGGGCGACATGACCCCTGAAGAGTTCGGTATCTGGGCCGCCAACCAGTTGGAAGAAAAGATTCTCGAGCTCGGCGTCGACACGGTCGGTGCGTTCATTGCCGAGCCGATCCAGGGCGCGGGCGGCGTGATCATTCCGCCAGACAGCTACTGGCCGCGCATCAAGGAAATCCTCGCCAAGTACGACATCCTGTTCGTTGCGGATGAGGTGATCTGTGGTTTCGGCCGTACCGGCGAGTGGTTCGGCAGCGATTTCTACGGCCTCAAGCCTGACATGATGACCATCGCCAAAGGCCTGACGTCCGGTTACATCCCGATGGGTGGCCTGATCGTGCGTGATGAAGTGGTCGAGGTGCTGAACGAAGGGGGCGACTTCAACCACGGTTTCACCTATTCCGGGCACCCGGTCGCCGCTGCGGTGGCACTGGAAAACATTCGTATTCTGCGCGAAGAGAAAATTATCGAGCACGTTCGTGCAGAAACGGCACCTTATTTGCAAAAGCGTCTACGGGAACTGAACGATCACCCTCTGGTGGGTGAAGTTCGTGGGGTAGGTCTGTTGGGGGCTATCGAACTGGTTCAGGACAAGGCGACCCGTGCGCGGTATGTCGGCAAGGGTGTTGGCATGATCTGCCGGCAGTTCTGCTTCGACAACGGGCTGATCATGCGCGCCGTGGGCGACACCATGATCATCGCTCCGCCACTGGTCATCACCAAGGCCGAGATCGACGAACTGGTGACCAAGGCGCGCAAG